One part of the Eubalaena glacialis isolate mEubGla1 chromosome 19, mEubGla1.1.hap2.+ XY, whole genome shotgun sequence genome encodes these proteins:
- the CRYBA1 gene encoding beta-crystallin A3, with product METQTVQQELESLPTTKMAHTNPMPGSVGPWKITIYDQENFQGKRMEFTSSCPNVSERSFDNVRSLKVECGAWIGYEHTSFCGQQFVLERGEYPRWDAWSGSNAYHIERLMSFRPICSANHKESKITIFEKENFIGRQWEICDDYPSLQAMGWLNKEVGSMKIQCGAWVCYQYPGYRGYQYILECDHHGGDYKHWREWGSHAQTSQIQSIRRIQQ from the exons AATCCCTTCCAACCACCAAGATGGCTCACACTAACCCCATGCCGGGGTCTGTGGGGCCATGGAAG ATAACCATCTATGACCAGGAGAACTTCCAGGGCAAGAGAATGGAGTTCACCAGCTCCTGCCCAAATGTCTCTGAGCGCAGTTTTGACAATGTCCGGTCTCTCAAGGTGGAATGTGGCGC CTGGATTGGTTATGAGCATACCAGCTTCTGCGGGCAACAGTTTGTCCTGGAGAGAGGAGAGTACCCTCGCTGGGATGCCTGGAGCGGGAGTAATGCCTACCACATTGAGCGCCTCATGTCCTTCCGCCCCATCTGTTCAGCT AATCATAAGGAGTCTAAGATTACCATCTTTGAGAAGGAAAACTTTATTGGACGCCAATGGGAAATCTGTGATGACTACCCCTCCTTGCAAGCCATGGGTTGGCTCAACAAGGAAGTTGGTTCCATGAAGATACAATGTGGAGC CTGGGTTTGCTACCAGTATCCTGGATACCGTGGCTATCAGTATATCCTGGAATGTGACCATCATGGAGGAGACTATAAACACTGGAGAGAGTGGGGTTCTCATGCCCAGACTTCCCAGATTCAATCAATTCGCCGTATCCAACAGtag